The following proteins come from a genomic window of Metarhizium brunneum chromosome 2, complete sequence:
- the sbp1 gene encoding Ran-specific GTPase-activating protein 1 produces MSGAENTEPKVEETKPIETTEQATGSASDPAPAAADEKPVTSSAVFSMFGGGAKKEKKDEDEDRGDTSGSAKAQREAAKAEAGEEDAPESEDVHFEPVIKLTEKVETKTNEESEEQLFKMRAKLFKFSKESSEWKERGTGDVRLLKHKENGKTRLVMRRDKTLKVCANHYIVPEMKLSPNVGSDRSWVWNAAADVSEGEPEACTLAIRFANSENANLFKDAFLKAQKENEVIFGKEEGSTAKSE; encoded by the exons ATGTCTGGCGCTGAGAACACCGAGCCCAAGGTCGAGGAGACCAAGCCCATCGAGACCACAGAGCAG GCTACTGGTTCCGCTTCCGATCCCgcccctgccgccgctgatGAGAAGCCAGTAACCTCGTCGGCCGTATTCTCCATGTTTGGAGGCGGcgcgaagaaggagaagaaggacgaggacgaggaccgTGGCGACACTTCTGGTAGCGCCAAGGCCCAGCGAGAAGCCGCCAAGGCTGAGGCTGGCGAG GAAGATGCCCCCGAGAGCGAGGATGTCCATTTTGAGCCCGTCATCAAGCTCACTGAAAAGgtcgagaccaagaccaacgaGGAGTCCGAGGAGCAGCTGTTCAAAATGCGCGCAAAGTTGTTCAAGTTCTCCAAGGAATCTAGCGAATGGAAGGAGCGAGGAACTGGTGATGTTCGCCTGCTCAAGCACAAGGAGAATGGCAAGACCAGACTGGTTATGCGACGCGACAAGACTCTCAAGGTCTGCGCTAACCACTACA TTGTGCCCGAGATGAAGCTTTCTCCCAACGTTGGTTCGGACCGCAGCTGGGTATGGAATGCCGCTGCTGATGTCAGTGAGGGCGAACCCGAGGCTTGCACTCTTGCCATTCGCTTCGCAAACTCTGAGA ACGCCAATCTCTTCAAGGATGCTTTCTTGAAGGCCCAGAAGGAGAACGAGGTGATTTTCGGCAAGGAGGAGGGATCGACTGCCAAGTCTGAATAA